One window of Chryseobacterium sp. JJR-5R genomic DNA carries:
- the katG gene encoding catalase/peroxidase HPI has protein sequence MENTSGDISKCPFHNGSMKKENVAGGGTQNKDWWPDQLRVDILRQHSRLSNPMDEGFDYAEAFRSLDLEAVKKDLHELMTDSQDWWPADFGHYGPLFIRMAWHSAGTYRVGDGRGGAGTGQQRFAPLNSWPDNVSLDKARRLLWPIKQKYGKKISWADLIILTGNIALESMGFKTFGFAGGREDVWEPDMDVYWGAEKTWLGGDLRYSQGSEGVVENHGVLSADDDADGKIHTRDLEKPLAAVQMGLIYVNPEGPDGNPDPVAAAKDIRDTFGRMAMNDEETVALIAGGHTFGKTHGAGPADHVGKEPEAAGIEAQGFGWNSTYNSGKGPDAITSGLEVTWTETPTEWSNYFFKNLFENEWELTKSPAGAHQWVAKDAEAIIPDAFDPAKKHRPTMLTTDLSLRIDPEYEKISRRFYENPEEFADAFARAWYKLTHRDMGPKARYLGPDVPAEELIWQDPVPEVDHALINTSDIEALKSKILDSGLSVSELVSTAWASASTFRGSDKRGGANGARIRLAPQKDWEVNNPAQLQKVLGVLENIQKEFNESQTGGKKISLADLIVLAGSAAVEKAAKDAGHNVIVSFVPGRMDASQEQTDVESMKYLEPAADGFRNYLKKKFSVSTESLLLDKAQLLTLTAPELTVLIGGMRSLNANFDGSAHGIFTQNPGVLSNDFFINLLDMNTQWKSASDDNELYEGTDRKTGEKRWTATRADLVFGSSSELRAVAEVYASADARQKFINDFVAAWVKVMNLDRFDIK, from the coding sequence ATGGAAAATACCTCAGGAGACATTAGTAAATGTCCTTTTCACAACGGGAGCATGAAGAAAGAAAATGTGGCCGGTGGCGGCACCCAAAACAAAGACTGGTGGCCGGATCAGCTGCGGGTAGATATTCTTCGGCAGCATTCTCGACTTTCCAACCCTATGGATGAGGGTTTTGATTATGCGGAAGCCTTCAGAAGCCTTGACCTTGAAGCCGTAAAAAAAGATCTTCATGAACTGATGACAGACTCTCAGGACTGGTGGCCGGCCGATTTCGGACATTACGGTCCTTTGTTTATCCGTATGGCCTGGCACAGTGCAGGAACATACCGGGTAGGGGACGGAAGAGGAGGCGCAGGAACCGGGCAGCAGCGTTTCGCTCCTTTGAACAGCTGGCCGGACAATGTGAGCCTTGATAAAGCCAGAAGGCTGCTGTGGCCGATCAAACAGAAATACGGAAAGAAAATTTCGTGGGCAGACCTAATAATTCTTACGGGAAATATTGCGCTTGAGTCGATGGGCTTTAAAACTTTCGGTTTTGCAGGAGGGCGGGAAGATGTCTGGGAACCGGATATGGATGTCTACTGGGGTGCAGAAAAAACCTGGCTGGGTGGAGACCTCCGGTATTCCCAAGGTTCTGAAGGGGTAGTGGAGAACCACGGTGTCCTTTCTGCAGATGATGATGCAGACGGCAAAATTCATACCCGTGATCTTGAAAAGCCGCTGGCTGCCGTACAAATGGGACTGATTTATGTAAATCCTGAAGGACCGGACGGAAATCCTGATCCTGTTGCCGCTGCAAAAGACATCCGCGATACTTTCGGCAGGATGGCTATGAACGACGAAGAAACCGTGGCCCTTATTGCCGGCGGGCATACGTTTGGGAAAACACATGGTGCCGGCCCGGCAGATCATGTAGGCAAAGAACCCGAAGCAGCCGGAATCGAAGCGCAGGGATTCGGATGGAACAGCACCTATAATTCAGGGAAAGGCCCGGATGCCATTACCAGCGGCCTGGAAGTGACCTGGACGGAAACGCCTACGGAATGGAGCAATTATTTCTTCAAAAACCTTTTTGAAAACGAATGGGAGCTTACCAAAAGCCCTGCAGGAGCGCACCAATGGGTCGCTAAGGATGCAGAAGCCATTATCCCGGATGCCTTTGACCCTGCAAAAAAACACAGGCCAACCATGCTGACAACGGATCTTTCGCTGAGAATAGATCCTGAATATGAAAAAATCTCAAGGCGTTTCTATGAAAATCCGGAAGAATTTGCCGATGCTTTTGCCAGAGCCTGGTATAAGCTTACGCACAGGGATATGGGGCCTAAAGCCCGTTATCTGGGACCGGATGTCCCTGCGGAAGAACTGATCTGGCAGGACCCTGTCCCTGAAGTGGATCACGCGTTAATCAATACTTCAGATATTGAAGCCTTAAAATCAAAAATCCTGGATTCAGGACTAAGTGTTTCCGAACTGGTTTCTACGGCATGGGCATCAGCCTCTACTTTCAGGGGAAGCGATAAAAGAGGAGGCGCAAACGGTGCAAGGATCCGCCTGGCTCCGCAGAAAGACTGGGAAGTGAACAATCCTGCCCAGCTGCAGAAAGTATTGGGTGTTCTGGAAAATATTCAGAAGGAATTCAATGAAAGCCAGACCGGCGGCAAAAAAATTTCACTGGCGGATCTGATTGTTCTCGCCGGAAGTGCAGCGGTAGAAAAAGCAGCCAAAGATGCGGGACATAACGTCATCGTATCTTTCGTGCCGGGAAGGATGGATGCTTCCCAAGAGCAGACGGATGTGGAATCGATGAAATACCTCGAGCCTGCGGCGGACGGATTCAGAAATTACCTGAAGAAAAAATTCTCGGTCTCTACGGAGTCTTTACTACTTGATAAAGCCCAATTGTTAACGCTGACCGCACCGGAACTTACCGTGCTGATTGGTGGGATGCGGTCATTGAATGCTAACTTCGACGGTTCTGCACATGGGATTTTCACTCAGAATCCTGGAGTATTGAGCAATGATTTCTTCATCAATCTTCTGGATATGAACACGCAATGGAAATCAGCTTCCGATGATAATGAACTGTATGAAGGAACCGACAGGAAAACAGGGGAGAAAAGATGGACGGCCACCCGCGCAGACCTGGTTTTCGGATCCAGTTCCGAACTGAGGGCTGTTGCCGAGGTTTACGCCAGCGCAGATGCCCGTCAGAAATTTATTAATGATTTCGTGGCTGCCTGGGTGAAAGTCATGAATCTGGACCGGTTTGATATAAAGTAA
- a CDS encoding heme-binding domain-containing protein encodes MKKILTVILVAFIIIQFFPIDKKNPAPTPGMDFIKIKNTPPEVAAIINRSCYDCHSNETRYPWYSNIAPSSWILKNHIDEGRKELNFSTFAVYEPKIQAHKLQECIEMVEKKEMPLESYFIGHQDAKLTDAQRKVLTDYFKREKQETERKMSL; translated from the coding sequence ATGAAAAAAATATTGACTGTTATTCTTGTTGCATTTATCATCATCCAGTTTTTCCCGATCGATAAGAAAAATCCTGCCCCGACACCGGGAATGGATTTCATAAAAATAAAAAATACCCCTCCTGAAGTGGCAGCAATCATTAACCGCTCCTGTTATGATTGCCACTCCAATGAAACCCGTTATCCATGGTATTCCAACATTGCCCCTTCCTCATGGATTTTGAAAAACCATATAGATGAGGGGCGTAAAGAACTGAATTTTTCCACATTTGCCGTCTATGAACCGAAGATACAGGCACATAAATTGCAGGAATGTATAGAAATGGTAGAGAAAAAGGAAATGCCGCTGGAATCTTATTTTATCGGTCATCAGGACGCAAAACTGACTGATGCTCAAAGAAAGGTTTTAACGGATTATTTCAAAAGGGAGAAACAGGAGACAGAACGCAAAATGTCACTTTAA
- a CDS encoding thiol-disulfide oxidoreductase DCC family protein, giving the protein MEGNWQDKHVVFFDGDCGVCNFWVQWILERDKNDQFMFASLQSDFGQKFLSERGLDTKVFNTMYVWKPDQYYLEKSQAILKIANLLGGVYKLSAIGKIIPRFLSDKMYDTVSENRMKLANQKCYLPTPHQRTKFIEV; this is encoded by the coding sequence ATGGAAGGGAACTGGCAGGATAAGCATGTGGTATTTTTTGATGGAGATTGCGGGGTCTGTAATTTTTGGGTACAGTGGATTCTGGAGAGGGATAAAAATGACCAGTTCATGTTCGCATCGCTTCAGTCAGATTTCGGACAGAAGTTTTTATCTGAACGGGGTCTGGATACCAAGGTTTTTAATACCATGTATGTATGGAAGCCCGATCAGTATTATCTGGAAAAATCCCAGGCGATTTTGAAAATTGCCAATTTACTGGGCGGGGTTTATAAACTTTCAGCAATCGGAAAAATTATCCCGCGTTTTTTAAGCGATAAAATGTATGATACCGTTTCTGAAAACAGAATGAAACTCGCTAATCAGAAATGCTATCTGCCTACGCCTCATCAGAGGACAAAATTTATTGAAGTCTGA
- a CDS encoding alpha-amylase, producing MNKPYYLLSLLAAAFITSCSSNDEMMAETMNRPEVHDKTVNVTHHDGRPFSTGASAYSNSKFVAGPGGSVLMQGFYWDVPDGGNWWNTVKGKLTDWSNAGIGAVWLPPASKAQNGAYSMGYDPTDYYDFGNYNQNGSVETRFGSRAELEALITKAHAENMQVYADIVINHNSGGQSEYNPYAGSNTWTNFSGVASGKFPRNYNDFYKNAYGTNDEGAFGGFPDLCHANPYVQDWLWGRDDSVGKYYRNTMKFDGWRFDYVKGFGAWVVNNWNSNVGGFSVGELWDSNVNTLESWANNANSSVFDFAAYYKMDEAFDNGNLNLLNDDMMWKRNPYKAVTFVSNHDTDVIGKKMLAYAYILTHEGYPTVFYRDYEEWLNKERLNNLIWIHNNKATGTTSILYTDNDEYVARRNGYNGNPGVVVYINNSSSWQERWVQTNWTSQQIKDFTGSSGWYPTTQNDKWVKIQCAPNSYSVWSLNQ from the coding sequence ATGAATAAACCGTATTATCTTCTTTCCTTGCTGGCTGCAGCTTTTATCACCTCATGCAGCAGCAATGACGAAATGATGGCCGAAACCATGAACCGGCCTGAAGTTCATGACAAAACAGTAAATGTTACCCATCATGACGGCAGGCCTTTCAGTACAGGGGCATCTGCCTATTCAAATTCAAAATTTGTTGCCGGACCCGGAGGAAGCGTACTCATGCAGGGCTTCTACTGGGATGTCCCGGATGGAGGAAACTGGTGGAATACCGTGAAAGGAAAACTTACCGACTGGTCCAATGCCGGTATCGGTGCTGTTTGGCTGCCTCCCGCTTCCAAAGCACAGAACGGAGCGTATTCAATGGGATATGATCCTACGGATTATTATGATTTCGGGAATTATAACCAGAACGGAAGCGTTGAAACCCGTTTCGGCTCAAGAGCGGAGCTGGAAGCATTAATCACAAAAGCCCATGCAGAAAACATGCAGGTGTATGCGGATATTGTCATTAACCACAACAGCGGCGGACAGTCTGAATACAATCCCTATGCAGGATCCAATACGTGGACGAATTTTTCAGGGGTGGCCTCAGGAAAATTCCCCAGAAACTACAATGATTTTTATAAAAATGCTTACGGAACCAATGATGAGGGTGCTTTCGGAGGCTTTCCGGATCTGTGCCATGCCAATCCGTACGTTCAGGACTGGCTTTGGGGAAGGGATGATTCCGTTGGGAAATATTACAGAAATACCATGAAGTTTGACGGCTGGCGGTTTGATTATGTCAAAGGGTTCGGAGCCTGGGTAGTAAATAACTGGAACTCGAATGTCGGCGGCTTTTCTGTAGGGGAACTATGGGATTCCAATGTCAATACGTTAGAATCGTGGGCCAATAATGCCAATAGTTCCGTCTTTGATTTTGCAGCGTATTATAAAATGGACGAAGCTTTTGATAACGGTAACCTGAACCTTCTGAATGATGATATGATGTGGAAAAGAAATCCTTATAAAGCCGTAACATTTGTCTCCAACCATGACACAGATGTTATCGGTAAGAAAATGCTGGCGTATGCTTATATTCTTACCCACGAAGGGTATCCCACCGTTTTTTACCGGGATTATGAAGAATGGCTGAACAAAGAACGTTTAAACAACCTGATCTGGATCCATAACAATAAAGCAACAGGCACCACTTCAATCCTGTATACCGACAATGACGAATATGTTGCGAGAAGGAATGGCTACAATGGAAATCCGGGAGTGGTGGTATACATTAATAATTCTTCAAGCTGGCAGGAAAGATGGGTGCAGACCAACTGGACCAGCCAGCAGATTAAGGATTTTACAGGAAGCTCAGGCTGGTATCCTACCACCCAGAATGACAAATGGGTAAAGATACAGTGCGCCCCGAATTCTTATTCCGTATGGTCTTTAAACCAGTAA
- a CDS encoding DUF4290 domain-containing protein: MEYNTQKTQLQLPEYGRIIQQLVERCKELSSKEERNEMAMAIIDFMGQRNPQLRDEDNYKHKLWDHLFILAEYDLDVDSPYPFPTMEQLAEKPKRMEYPKLQGDFKFYGKSILQLIEKAIELQEGDEKEALIEVIANNMKKSYNVYNKEHVTDDVIFRHLKELSENRLDLTGIDSLEKSKIYYSSNTNRSNSSNTNNRSNSNRNNQANNKRRHNNNNNTNSNYKNRK; the protein is encoded by the coding sequence ATGGAATACAATACCCAAAAAACCCAGCTTCAATTGCCTGAATACGGCAGAATTATACAACAGTTGGTTGAACGTTGCAAAGAGCTATCTTCGAAAGAGGAAAGAAATGAAATGGCGATGGCAATAATTGATTTTATGGGTCAGAGAAACCCGCAGCTGCGCGACGAAGACAATTATAAACATAAACTTTGGGACCATCTTTTTATTCTGGCTGAATATGATCTGGATGTTGATTCTCCTTATCCGTTCCCTACCATGGAGCAGCTTGCCGAAAAACCGAAAAGAATGGAATACCCCAAGCTTCAGGGCGACTTTAAATTCTACGGGAAAAGTATTCTTCAATTAATAGAAAAAGCCATCGAACTGCAGGAAGGTGATGAAAAAGAAGCCCTGATCGAGGTGATTGCCAATAATATGAAGAAGTCTTACAACGTATATAATAAAGAACATGTAACAGATGATGTAATTTTCCGCCATCTGAAAGAACTTTCGGAAAACAGGCTGGACCTTACCGGGATAGATAGCCTGGAGAAAAGCAAGATTTATTATTCCAGCAACACCAACCGAAGCAATAGCAGCAATACCAATAACCGGAGTAACAGCAACCGGAATAACCAAGCCAATAACAAAAGAAGACATAACAATAATAATAACACCAACAGCAATTATAAAAACAGAAAGTAG
- the murA gene encoding UDP-N-acetylglucosamine 1-carboxyvinyltransferase — protein sequence MSGTFQIRGGKRLQGEITPQGAKNEALQILCAVLLTDEEVRIKNIPDIHDVNRLIEILGDFGVKINKNSQGDYTFKADKVNFDYIKSDEFKKDGAKLRGSIMLMGPMLARYGEAYMPTPGGDKIGRRRLDTHFQGLVELGAEFNYDEEEYFYSLKATELNGKFILLEEASVTGTANIVMAAALAKGKTRIYNAACEPYLQQLCKMLNRMGAQISGIGSNLLTIEGVEYLNGTEHTMLPDMVEIGSWIGLAAMTKSEITIKNVNWNQLGVIPNTFRKLGIALEQSNDDIYIPAQENYKIQKFIDGSILTISDAPWPGFTPDLLSIILVVATQAKGSILIHQKMFESRLFFVDKLIDMGAQIILCDPHRATVIGLNQENPLRGTTMVSPDIRAGNALLIAALSAEGKSIIHNIEQIDRGYENIDGRLKAIGADIERI from the coding sequence ATGAGTGGAACATTTCAGATAAGAGGAGGAAAAAGACTGCAAGGTGAAATCACTCCACAGGGAGCAAAAAATGAAGCTTTGCAAATCCTTTGTGCCGTTTTATTAACTGACGAAGAAGTCAGAATCAAAAATATTCCGGATATCCACGATGTAAACAGGCTGATTGAGATTCTAGGCGATTTTGGTGTAAAAATCAATAAAAACAGCCAGGGTGATTATACGTTTAAAGCTGATAAAGTCAATTTTGATTATATTAAATCTGACGAGTTTAAAAAAGACGGAGCCAAACTGAGAGGCTCGATTATGCTGATGGGGCCCATGCTGGCAAGATACGGTGAAGCATACATGCCGACACCCGGCGGCGACAAAATAGGAAGAAGAAGATTAGATACGCACTTCCAGGGACTTGTAGAACTGGGAGCAGAATTTAATTATGATGAAGAGGAATATTTTTACTCATTAAAAGCTACTGAACTAAACGGTAAATTCATTCTGCTGGAAGAAGCATCCGTTACGGGAACTGCCAATATTGTAATGGCCGCCGCTTTGGCTAAAGGCAAAACAAGAATTTACAATGCAGCCTGTGAGCCTTATCTTCAGCAGTTGTGTAAGATGCTGAATAGAATGGGAGCACAGATTTCAGGGATTGGCTCTAATTTACTGACAATTGAGGGTGTGGAATATCTTAATGGCACAGAGCACACCATGCTTCCGGATATGGTGGAAATCGGATCATGGATCGGTCTTGCTGCCATGACAAAATCTGAAATCACCATTAAAAACGTAAATTGGAACCAACTCGGCGTTATCCCGAATACATTCAGGAAATTAGGGATTGCGCTTGAACAGAGCAATGACGATATTTATATTCCGGCTCAGGAAAATTACAAGATCCAGAAATTTATAGACGGGTCAATCCTTACTATTTCTGATGCGCCCTGGCCCGGATTTACCCCTGACCTCTTGTCCATTATCCTGGTAGTGGCTACTCAGGCAAAAGGAAGCATCCTGATCCACCAGAAAATGTTTGAATCCAGATTATTCTTTGTGGATAAGCTGATTGACATGGGAGCTCAGATCATTCTCTGCGACCCGCACAGAGCAACTGTGATCGGACTTAACCAGGAAAATCCTTTAAGAGGGACTACGATGGTTTCACCGGACATCAGAGCAGGAAATGCCCTTCTTATTGCTGCCCTTTCCGCAGAAGGAAAATCAATTATCCATAATATCGAACAGATTGACAGAGGATACGAAAATATTGACGGCAGACTAAAAGCAATTGGCGCTGATATTGAACGGATCTAA
- a CDS encoding cysteine methyltransferase: MTTPTPYPNVQVLQNGINQPRKEWILEIELNGKVKFEHLMNAIYGQLGICHRVLSVNVEYINGRSFGSVQLYINVSSDDFEQLEYYLYKNKLLSTTIEYVCRKYL; the protein is encoded by the coding sequence ATGACAACACCAACACCTTATCCTAATGTCCAGGTTTTACAAAACGGCATAAACCAGCCCAGGAAAGAATGGATCCTGGAAATTGAACTGAACGGGAAAGTGAAGTTTGAGCATCTCATGAATGCTATTTACGGCCAATTGGGAATTTGCCACAGGGTGTTGTCCGTCAATGTTGAATACATCAACGGGAGAAGCTTCGGATCTGTCCAGCTTTATATTAATGTCAGTTCAGATGATTTTGAACAGCTGGAATATTACCTCTATAAAAACAAACTTTTGAGCACAACCATAGAATATGTCTGCAGAAAGTATCTGTAA
- a CDS encoding YiiX/YebB-like N1pC/P60 family cysteine hydrolase: protein MMKFFFVIFMVSCILACKSAQLSGLDNGDLLFVTAKDTGLSGAINNVTKKQENASFDHIGIVEKNREGVFVLHAAPKGGSQKQSVKEFIKEHSDEDRKVMIYRLKPQYQNAVPAAIRKAESMLGKPYNFNYILDENSYYCSDFIERAFREDHIFKLEPMTFIDPKTGTTNAFWQEFYQKKNLEIPEGEPGCNPNGLAASGKLDRIGELK from the coding sequence ATGATGAAATTTTTTTTCGTTATTTTTATGGTAAGCTGCATACTGGCCTGTAAAAGTGCACAGCTTTCAGGGTTGGATAACGGCGATCTGCTTTTTGTAACCGCAAAAGATACCGGGCTTTCAGGAGCGATTAACAATGTTACTAAAAAACAGGAAAATGCATCTTTCGATCATATCGGGATTGTGGAAAAGAACAGGGAAGGGGTTTTTGTCCTTCATGCTGCACCGAAAGGAGGATCCCAGAAACAAAGTGTAAAAGAATTTATAAAAGAACATTCTGATGAAGACCGGAAAGTAATGATCTACCGGCTGAAACCGCAATATCAGAATGCTGTTCCCGCAGCTATTCGGAAAGCAGAATCTATGCTGGGAAAGCCTTACAATTTTAATTACATTCTGGATGAAAATTCATATTACTGTTCAGACTTCATCGAAAGAGCTTTCAGAGAAGATCATATCTTTAAACTGGAACCCATGACGTTCATTGACCCAAAAACCGGCACAACCAATGCTTTCTGGCAGGAATTTTATCAGAAGAAAAATCTGGAAATCCCTGAAGGGGAGCCGGGATGCAACCCCAATGGTTTAGCCGCCTCCGGTAAGCTTGATAGGATAGGGGAGCTGAAATAA
- a CDS encoding DUF1801 domain-containing protein: MQIQAISIEDYLLKVPEERQEVFRKVFDTVNDHLPEGFSQSISSGMIGWGVPLERYPAGYHCTPGAPLPFMALASQKNFIALYHMGIYARPELLNWFTEEFPKYSKRKPDMGKSCIRFKKMDDIPLELLARLSEKMTVEEWIETYESNFKK; encoded by the coding sequence ATGCAGATCCAGGCCATTTCCATAGAAGATTACCTGTTAAAAGTTCCTGAAGAAAGACAGGAGGTTTTCAGAAAAGTATTTGATACCGTTAATGACCATTTGCCGGAAGGTTTTTCACAGAGCATAAGCTCCGGAATGATCGGTTGGGGCGTCCCGCTGGAGAGGTATCCTGCCGGTTACCACTGTACGCCGGGTGCACCGCTGCCGTTTATGGCATTGGCATCCCAGAAGAATTTCATTGCTTTATATCACATGGGGATCTATGCAAGGCCCGAGTTACTGAACTGGTTTACCGAAGAATTCCCAAAATATTCCAAACGGAAACCGGATATGGGGAAATCCTGTATCCGTTTCAAAAAAATGGATGATATCCCTCTGGAATTACTGGCCAGGCTAAGTGAAAAAATGACTGTTGAAGAATGGATTGAAACTTATGAAAGCAATTTTAAAAAGTAA